The following proteins are encoded in a genomic region of Bradyrhizobium sp. SK17:
- the hfq gene encoding RNA chaperone Hfq: MAADRAQNLQDTFLNHVRKTKTPLTIFLVNGVKLQGIVTWFDNFCLLLRRDGHSQLVYKHAISTIMPGAPIQLFEGGEDAPA; encoded by the coding sequence ATGGCGGCAGACCGCGCACAAAATCTACAAGACACCTTCCTTAATCACGTTCGTAAGACAAAAACGCCACTGACGATATTTCTGGTCAACGGAGTCAAGCTGCAGGGCATTGTCACTTGGTTCGACAATTTCTGCTTGCTGTTGCGGCGCGATGGTCATTCGCAGCTGGTCTACAAGCACGCAATCTCGACCATCATGCCTGGGGCTCCGATTCAGCTGTTCGAGGGTGGTGAGGACGCACCGGCTTGA
- the mazG gene encoding nucleoside triphosphate pyrophosphohydrolase, with the protein MTPSRDISRLIEIMAALRTPVTGCPWDLIQNFETIAPYTIEEAYEVADAITRGDFEDLRDELGDLLLQVVYHAQMAEERNAFAFGDVVEAITKKMIRRHPHVFADKDGNIQPAGVKSAWERIKAEEKAERAARRPPEETAHKSLLASVKAGLPPLARAIELQRKASTVGFDWNDPRAVLAKIREEADEIEAALDRNDRQEIAEETGDLMFALVNLARHVDADPETALRATNAKFERRFAYIEKALAAKGRSLDDATLEEMDALWNEAKSATRPADNASR; encoded by the coding sequence ATGACCCCTTCCCGCGACATTTCCCGCCTGATCGAGATCATGGCCGCGCTGCGGACGCCGGTGACCGGCTGCCCCTGGGATCTCATCCAGAACTTCGAGACCATCGCCCCCTACACGATCGAGGAGGCCTACGAGGTCGCGGACGCCATCACGCGCGGCGATTTCGAGGACCTGCGCGACGAGCTCGGCGATCTCCTGCTCCAGGTGGTCTATCACGCGCAGATGGCCGAGGAGCGGAACGCGTTCGCGTTCGGCGACGTCGTCGAGGCGATCACGAAAAAGATGATCCGCCGCCATCCGCATGTGTTTGCCGACAAGGACGGCAACATCCAGCCCGCCGGCGTCAAGAGCGCCTGGGAGCGCATCAAGGCCGAGGAGAAGGCCGAACGCGCCGCGCGGCGGCCGCCGGAGGAGACCGCCCACAAATCGCTGCTGGCCAGCGTGAAGGCGGGCCTTCCTCCCCTCGCCCGCGCGATCGAGTTGCAGCGCAAGGCGTCCACCGTCGGCTTCGACTGGAACGACCCGCGCGCCGTGCTCGCCAAGATCCGCGAGGAAGCCGACGAGATCGAAGCCGCGCTCGACCGCAACGACAGGCAGGAGATCGCCGAGGAGACCGGCGACCTGATGTTCGCGCTGGTCAACCTCGCCCGCCACGTCGACGCCGACCCGGAGACGGCGTTGCGCGCGACCAACGCCAAGTTCGAGCGTCGGTTTGCCTATATCGAGAAGGCGCTGGCGGCGAAGGGCCGTTCGCTCGACGACGCAACGCTGGAGGAGATGGATGCGTTGTGGAACGAGGCCAAGTCCGCGACACGGCCGGCCGATAACGCTTCACGATGA
- a CDS encoding sigma-54 dependent transcriptional regulator has product MASDILIVDDEADIRDLVAGILDDEGFSTRTARDSDSALAEIANRRPNLVFLDIWLQGSKLDGLQLLEQIKKDNADLPVVMISGHGNIETAVAAIKRGAYDFIEKPFKSDRLILVATRALETSRLRREVKELKQLAPAASVLTGRSACMNQLRQTIDRAAKANSRILIVGPSGAGKELAARTLHHASGRAEGPFVVINAAAITPERMELELFGIEGSNGEQQRKAGALEEAHGGTLFIDEIADMPRETQNKILRVLVDQTFQRQGGTSKVHVDVRIISSTARNLEEEIAAGRFREDLYHRLSVVPIRVPPLSERREDIPELIDYFMDQISVTTGLPKRQIGQDAMAVLQSHVWPGNVRQLRNNVERVMILAGGGPEAIITADMLPQDVGSMVPAMPTSNNGEHIMGLPLREAREVFERDYLIAQISRFSGNISRTAEFVGMERSALHRKLKALGVG; this is encoded by the coding sequence ATGGCAAGTGACATTCTGATTGTCGACGACGAAGCTGACATTCGCGACCTTGTTGCGGGCATTCTGGACGACGAGGGCTTCTCCACCCGCACCGCGCGCGACAGCGATTCGGCGCTGGCCGAGATCGCCAACCGCCGCCCGAACCTGGTCTTCCTCGACATCTGGCTGCAAGGCTCCAAGCTCGACGGCCTGCAACTGCTGGAGCAGATCAAGAAGGACAATGCCGATCTGCCGGTCGTGATGATCTCCGGCCACGGCAACATCGAAACCGCAGTCGCCGCGATCAAGCGCGGCGCCTACGACTTCATCGAGAAGCCGTTCAAGTCGGACCGGCTGATCCTGGTCGCGACGCGAGCGCTGGAGACATCGCGGCTGAGGCGCGAGGTGAAGGAGCTCAAGCAACTGGCGCCGGCGGCGAGCGTGCTGACCGGCCGTTCGGCCTGCATGAACCAGCTCCGCCAGACCATCGACCGCGCCGCCAAGGCCAACAGCCGCATCCTGATCGTCGGTCCCTCCGGCGCCGGCAAGGAGCTCGCCGCGCGCACGCTGCATCACGCCTCGGGGCGTGCCGAGGGGCCGTTCGTGGTGATCAACGCCGCCGCGATCACGCCGGAGCGCATGGAGCTCGAACTGTTCGGCATCGAGGGATCGAACGGCGAGCAGCAGCGTAAGGCGGGTGCGCTCGAGGAAGCGCATGGCGGCACGCTGTTCATCGACGAGATCGCGGACATGCCGCGCGAGACCCAGAACAAGATCCTGCGCGTGCTGGTCGATCAGACCTTCCAGCGCCAGGGCGGCACCAGCAAGGTCCATGTCGACGTCCGCATCATCTCCTCGACCGCGCGCAATTTGGAGGAAGAGATCGCCGCGGGCCGTTTCCGCGAGGACCTCTACCATCGGCTCTCGGTGGTGCCGATCCGGGTGCCGCCGCTGTCGGAGCGCCGTGAGGACATCCCGGAGCTGATCGACTATTTCATGGACCAGATCTCGGTCACGACCGGCCTGCCGAAGCGGCAGATCGGGCAGGACGCGATGGCGGTGCTGCAATCGCATGTCTGGCCGGGCAACGTCCGCCAGCTCCGCAACAATGTCGAGCGCGTGATGATCCTGGCCGGCGGCGGCCCCGAGGCGATCATCACCGCCGACATGCTGCCGCAGGACGTCGGCTCGATGGTGCCGGCGATGCCGACCTCCAACAATGGCGAGCACATCATGGGGCTGCCGTTGCGCGAGGCGCGCGAGGTGTTCGAGCGGGACTATTTGATCGCCCAGATCAGCCGCTTCTCGGGCAATATCTCGCGCACCGCGGAGTTCGTCGGCATGGAGCGCTCGGCGCTGCATCGCAAGCTGAAGGCGCTCGGGGTCGGCTGA
- a CDS encoding FAD-dependent oxidoreductase has translation MFNRRRFLGGGLVSAAVAGISTRGAADNAGFVDAPALRPVLARPDRMFRVTVCLRPFRAAGPRIEAEWIDTKYVVHNYGHGGSGWSLSWGAAQEAVPLALQLSTRNIAVLGAGAIGLTTAITAQRMGATVTIYAKERFPQVRSARATGDWSPDSRIAMEADVAPDFADRWERMARTTFASHQSYLGLAGNPIEWTDRYLLSDDAPDADGRPHRRQHAAADGQKKFLELRGRIRSLTPRWDLLAPGSNPFPAPYAWKSASLTYNVTDLYRELEAEFQRAGGLFCRSSCTRPPIFRRSARPSLSIAPATVPVRCFATRASFRCAAR, from the coding sequence ATGTTCAATCGTCGAAGGTTTCTCGGCGGCGGCCTGGTGAGCGCCGCTGTCGCTGGGATTTCAACACGTGGGGCCGCCGACAACGCTGGGTTCGTCGACGCCCCCGCGCTCCGGCCGGTCCTTGCGCGGCCGGACCGCATGTTCCGCGTCACCGTGTGCCTGCGCCCCTTCCGCGCCGCCGGACCGCGCATCGAGGCGGAATGGATCGACACGAAATATGTCGTCCACAACTATGGCCACGGTGGCAGCGGTTGGTCGCTATCCTGGGGCGCCGCACAGGAGGCGGTGCCGCTCGCTTTGCAATTGAGCACGCGCAACATCGCGGTTCTCGGCGCCGGCGCGATCGGTCTGACCACCGCGATCACGGCCCAGCGGATGGGCGCCACCGTCACGATCTACGCCAAGGAGCGTTTCCCTCAGGTGCGCTCGGCGCGCGCGACCGGGGACTGGTCGCCGGATTCGCGCATCGCGATGGAGGCCGACGTCGCGCCGGACTTCGCCGACCGCTGGGAGCGGATGGCGCGCACCACCTTTGCCAGCCATCAAAGCTATCTCGGTCTTGCCGGCAATCCGATCGAATGGACGGACCGCTATCTGCTGTCCGACGATGCTCCCGATGCCGACGGCCGTCCGCACCGGCGTCAGCATGCCGCGGCTGACGGCCAGAAGAAATTCCTCGAATTGCGCGGCCGCATCCGGTCGCTCACGCCGCGCTGGGACCTGCTGGCCCCCGGGTCGAACCCGTTTCCCGCGCCATATGCCTGGAAGAGCGCCTCGCTCACCTACAACGTCACGGATCTCTACCGTGAGCTCGAGGCGGAGTTTCAACGCGCCGGGGGACTGTTCTGCCGATCGAGTTGCACGCGCCCTCCGATCTTTCGAAGATCCGCGAGACCGTCATTGTCAATTGCACCGGCTACGGTGCCCGTGCGTTGTTTCGCGACGAGAGCATCGTTCCGGTGCGCGGCCAGATAG
- the mgtE gene encoding magnesium transporter, whose amino-acid sequence MQDSSEINTKEMLAGQNGDLAHTRAPEIVDALNAREPADAAKLLRSLPAEKAIEVLDLPGLDNTCEILAELPQDAAVSLLSGVSDDRAADIFKELVEPLRTTLLNGLNPETRNVISGLLAYPERSAGSIMTTEFVSVPANWTIAEVLHHIRMVERTRETVYSIFVVDPVKKTLIQAVPLRRLISADPHANVLTAAPARKPLMISPEADRMEAARLISRYDLLAVAVVDGPGHILGIVTVDDVIDAIVEESTEDAQKFGGMEAIDEPYLRIGFGEMIKKRAGWLCALFLSEMLTATAMQSYQSELEKAIVLTLFIPLIMSSGGNSGSQATSLLIRSLALHEVRLRDWWRVAVRELPTGIVLGSILGLIGIVRITVWQTMGLFDYGPHWVLVAATVGAALVGIVTFGSLCGSMLPFILKRIGFDPASASAPFVATLVDVTGLVIYFGVAAVILRGTLL is encoded by the coding sequence ATGCAGGACTCCAGCGAAATCAACACGAAGGAGATGCTCGCCGGCCAGAACGGGGATCTTGCCCATACGCGAGCCCCCGAGATCGTCGATGCCCTCAACGCCCGGGAACCGGCGGACGCCGCCAAGTTGCTGCGCTCGCTGCCCGCGGAGAAGGCAATCGAGGTGCTCGACCTGCCCGGGCTCGACAACACCTGCGAGATCCTCGCCGAGCTGCCGCAGGACGCCGCCGTTTCCTTGCTATCCGGCGTCTCCGACGACCGCGCAGCCGACATCTTCAAGGAACTGGTCGAGCCGCTGCGCACCACGCTGCTGAACGGCCTCAATCCGGAGACCCGCAACGTCATCTCGGGGCTCTTGGCCTATCCCGAGCGCAGCGCCGGCAGCATCATGACGACCGAGTTCGTCAGCGTGCCCGCGAACTGGACCATCGCCGAGGTGCTGCATCACATCCGGATGGTCGAGCGTACCCGCGAGACGGTCTATTCGATCTTCGTGGTCGATCCGGTCAAGAAGACCCTGATCCAGGCCGTGCCGCTGCGCCGCCTGATCTCGGCCGACCCGCACGCCAACGTCCTGACCGCGGCGCCGGCGCGGAAGCCTCTGATGATCTCACCCGAGGCCGACCGCATGGAAGCGGCGCGGCTGATCTCGCGCTACGATCTGCTGGCCGTCGCGGTGGTCGATGGCCCAGGCCATATCCTCGGCATCGTCACGGTCGACGACGTGATCGATGCCATCGTCGAGGAATCGACCGAGGACGCCCAGAAGTTCGGCGGCATGGAAGCGATCGACGAGCCGTATTTGCGGATCGGCTTTGGCGAGATGATCAAGAAGCGCGCCGGCTGGCTGTGCGCGCTGTTCCTGTCGGAAATGCTGACCGCGACCGCGATGCAGTCGTACCAGAGCGAGCTCGAGAAGGCGATCGTGCTGACGCTTTTCATCCCGCTGATCATGAGCTCCGGCGGCAACTCCGGCTCGCAAGCGACCTCGCTTCTGATCCGCTCGCTGGCGCTGCACGAGGTGCGGCTGCGCGACTGGTGGCGCGTCGCGGTGCGCGAACTGCCGACCGGCATCGTGCTCGGCTCCATCCTGGGCCTGATCGGCATTGTCAGGATCACGGTGTGGCAGACGATGGGCCTGTTCGACTACGGCCCGCATTGGGTGCTGGTGGCCGCCACCGTCGGCGCAGCCCTTGTCGGAATCGTCACCTTCGGCTCGCTGTGCGGATCGATGCTGCCGTTCATCCTCAAGCGCATCGGCTTCGATCCGGCGAGCGCATCCGCGCCGTTCGTCGCGACGCTGGTCGACGTGACGGGGCTCGTGATCTATTTCGGCGTTGCCGCTGTGATCCTGCGTGGGACGCTGTTGTAG
- the hflX gene encoding GTPase HflX: protein MEPFDREGDAERTKSRPGSAGDTGTGRVIVIGPYLRTRRGDGDAQTESSVRDYEARIEEAAGLAGAIDLTVVESVIAPISQIRPATYLGKGKVEEINGLVASNKVELVVMDCALSPIQQRNLEKAWSTKVLDRTGLILEIFGRRAKTKEGALQVELAHLNYQRSRLVRSWTHLERQRGGFGFMGGPGETQIEADRRLISERITKLEGELKKVQATRRLHRAGRQRVPYRVVALVGYTNAGKSTLFNRLTRADVQAADMLFATLDPTLRALSLPHGGKAMLSDTVGFISNLPTQLVAAFRATLEEVLEADIILHVRDISHEDAEAQERDVEGVLRQLGIDADADGGQRIIEVWNKIDRFDPEERDNLRNIAARRPPERPCFLVSAVTGEGIDALLTAIEDRLAAKRITLDLSIDAADGAGISWLHRNAEVLSKELRGERFDMTVRVDETKRDIVMSRFDALPHGT, encoded by the coding sequence TTGGAACCCTTCGATCGTGAAGGGGACGCCGAGCGGACCAAGTCTAGGCCCGGGTCGGCGGGGGACACTGGCACCGGGCGGGTGATCGTCATCGGCCCGTACCTGCGCACCCGCCGCGGCGACGGCGATGCGCAAACGGAGTCCTCTGTCCGCGACTATGAAGCGCGAATCGAGGAGGCCGCCGGCCTTGCCGGTGCGATCGATCTCACCGTGGTGGAATCGGTCATCGCGCCGATCAGCCAGATCCGGCCTGCCACCTATCTCGGCAAGGGCAAGGTCGAGGAGATCAACGGCCTCGTCGCCAGCAACAAGGTCGAGCTCGTGGTGATGGATTGCGCGCTGTCGCCGATCCAGCAGCGCAATCTCGAGAAGGCCTGGAGCACCAAGGTGCTCGACCGCACCGGCCTGATCCTGGAAATCTTCGGCCGCCGCGCCAAGACCAAGGAGGGCGCGCTGCAGGTCGAGCTCGCCCATCTCAACTACCAGCGCAGCCGTCTGGTGCGGTCCTGGACCCATCTCGAGCGCCAGCGCGGCGGCTTCGGCTTCATGGGTGGTCCCGGCGAGACCCAGATCGAGGCCGACCGCCGCCTGATCAGCGAGCGCATCACCAAGCTCGAGGGCGAGTTGAAGAAGGTGCAGGCGACGCGACGGCTGCACCGCGCCGGCCGCCAGCGCGTGCCTTACCGTGTGGTGGCGCTGGTCGGCTACACCAATGCCGGCAAGTCGACCCTGTTCAATCGGCTGACCCGGGCCGACGTGCAGGCAGCCGACATGCTGTTCGCCACGCTCGACCCGACGCTCCGCGCGCTCAGCCTGCCGCATGGCGGCAAGGCGATGCTGTCGGACACCGTCGGCTTCATCTCCAATCTGCCGACCCAGCTGGTGGCCGCGTTTCGCGCCACGCTGGAGGAGGTGCTGGAAGCCGACATCATCCTGCATGTCCGCGACATCTCGCACGAGGATGCCGAGGCGCAGGAGCGCGATGTCGAGGGCGTGCTGCGCCAGCTCGGCATCGATGCCGACGCCGATGGCGGCCAGCGCATCATCGAGGTCTGGAACAAGATCGACCGTTTCGATCCCGAGGAGCGGGACAACCTCCGCAACATCGCCGCCCGCCGTCCGCCGGAGCGGCCGTGCTTCCTGGTCTCGGCCGTGACCGGCGAGGGGATCGACGCATTGCTGACCGCGATCGAGGATCGCCTCGCGGCCAAGCGCATCACGCTCGATCTGTCGATCGACGCTGCCGATGGCGCCGGGATCAGCTGGCTGCACCGCAATGCCGAGGTCCTGAGCAAGGAGCTGCGTGGCGAGCGGTTCGACATGACCGTGCGCGTCGACGAGACCAAGCGCGACATCGTCATGTCACGATTCGATGCTCTGCCGCACGGGACGTAG
- a CDS encoding LysR family transcriptional regulator, with amino-acid sequence MEDPPSLATFVTVAETLSFAAAARKLGLSPSATGKAIAALEAQLGVRLFTRTTRRVSLTPEGELLLARARRLQDDWREITELLSASAGEPQGLLRISLPAVGYRFLSPHLEDFTRAHPKIRLDLDFDDRIRDLVSEGFDLAIRSGAQPDSGMMSRKLPPFLLSVYAAPSYLAAYGEPRDRAALSAHRLIRFRHPDTDVLQPWHFASGMHAAVEDTPPHVICSNIEAVRAATIAGLGLAWAPDFLMRDAVDAGRLRSVLPAEAIQAAFWLLWPAGRYGSARLRAFIDFAASRLFAA; translated from the coding sequence ATGGAAGATCCTCCGTCACTCGCCACCTTCGTCACCGTCGCCGAGACGCTGAGCTTCGCGGCCGCCGCGCGAAAGCTCGGGCTGTCGCCATCCGCAACCGGAAAGGCCATCGCCGCGCTCGAGGCGCAGCTCGGCGTGCGCCTGTTCACGCGCACGACGCGGCGGGTCAGCCTGACGCCCGAGGGCGAGTTGCTGCTCGCCCGCGCCCGACGGCTGCAAGACGACTGGCGCGAGATCACCGAATTGCTGTCCGCATCGGCCGGCGAGCCGCAGGGCCTGCTGCGCATCAGCCTTCCGGCCGTCGGCTATCGTTTCCTGTCGCCGCATCTCGAGGATTTCACACGGGCGCATCCGAAAATCCGGCTCGATCTGGATTTCGATGACCGGATCAGGGACCTGGTGTCGGAGGGCTTTGACCTCGCGATCCGCAGCGGCGCCCAGCCTGATTCCGGCATGATGTCGCGCAAGCTGCCGCCGTTCCTGCTGTCGGTTTATGCCGCGCCGTCATACCTCGCCGCATACGGAGAACCTCGCGATCGCGCCGCGCTGTCGGCGCATCGCCTGATCCGCTTTCGCCATCCCGATACGGACGTGCTGCAACCATGGCATTTCGCCAGCGGCATGCATGCTGCGGTCGAAGACACGCCGCCGCATGTCATCTGCTCGAATATCGAAGCGGTGCGCGCGGCGACGATCGCGGGCCTCGGCCTCGCCTGGGCTCCCGATTTCCTGATGCGCGATGCGGTGGACGCCGGGCGGCTGCGCAGCGTGTTGCCGGCCGAGGCGATCCAAGCCGCATTCTGGCTGCTTTGGCCGGCCGGCCGCTACGGTTCGGCGCGGCTGCGCGCGTTCATCGATTTTGCGGCCAGCAGGCTGTTCGCGGCGTGA
- a CDS encoding PAS domain-containing sensor histidine kinase translates to MTSAETTASTLHASAPAEPNKAARGFPLRRWLAPFAVAIALLSAFLTFLVLTGLTPIEPTSEVVRSFLMINAGTILLLVGIIVREVWQMVQARRRGRAAARLHVQIVGLFSVIAVLPAVLVSIVANVTIERGLDRVFSGPTKLVIQNSLTIASAYMQEHAQLINGDTLAMANDLAHARPLYDQDRMSFLQLLTAGAVARNLPIAVLMDKNGNVVEEANTGAHLKYEPPPSEILKEVNETEPKISVFPENYVASVVRLRAYDDMFLYVARLLDPTVVAQLKQTQTSAAQYAELETRRLGIQVALGLMFAVIALTVLMASVLIGLNFANGLVSPIRQLMGAASEVSTGNLNVQVPVHKSASDLALLGEIFNKMTQELRTQRNELVDASETIDSRRRFIEAVLSSASAGIIGVDGSGSVGILNRSAEKLIGHAESETLGHPLSDVLPELDEMMKTAREGTQRLVQGQVTILRDGNERNLSVRVSAEQTSQSRDSYIITLDDITELVSAQRTSAWGDVARRIAHEIKNPLTPIQLSAERIRRKFGKTITEEKDKSIFEQCTDTIVRQVDDIRRMVDEFSRFARMPKPVMEGEDVADVVRQAVFLMKVAHPDLDIEADIKQSPLPAQFDRRLISQALTNIIKNATEAIEQVPREELGKGRIDVVAQRENDDILIDVVDNGIGLPKVARSRLLEPYVTTRAKGTGLGLAIVGRVLEDHGGRIELKDASDFREGQRGAWMRLRFSVTGQPAKPESKEQKPDVKPEATAPTSEKNPPEQPTNGPAEATNNEPKIQEPDREPGAQEPTIHEPRSKAATGD, encoded by the coding sequence ATGACCAGCGCAGAGACCACCGCTTCGACGTTACATGCGTCCGCACCGGCCGAGCCCAATAAAGCGGCGAGGGGCTTCCCCTTGCGTCGTTGGCTGGCGCCGTTCGCCGTCGCGATCGCGCTGTTGTCCGCCTTCCTGACCTTCCTGGTGCTGACCGGGCTGACCCCGATCGAACCGACCTCCGAGGTGGTCCGCTCCTTCCTGATGATCAACGCCGGCACGATCCTGCTGCTGGTCGGCATCATCGTCCGGGAAGTCTGGCAAATGGTGCAGGCGAGGCGGCGCGGCCGGGCGGCTGCGCGGCTGCACGTCCAGATCGTTGGCCTGTTCTCGGTGATCGCGGTGCTGCCGGCCGTGCTGGTGTCGATCGTCGCCAACGTCACCATCGAGCGTGGCCTCGACCGGGTGTTCTCGGGCCCGACGAAGCTGGTGATCCAGAACTCGCTGACGATCGCCAGCGCCTACATGCAGGAGCATGCGCAGCTCATCAACGGCGACACGCTGGCGATGGCCAATGACCTCGCCCATGCGCGGCCGCTCTATGACCAGGATCGCATGTCGTTTTTGCAGCTCCTGACCGCCGGTGCCGTGGCGCGCAATCTGCCGATCGCCGTGCTGATGGACAAGAACGGAAACGTCGTCGAGGAAGCCAACACCGGCGCTCACCTGAAATACGAACCTCCACCGTCCGAAATCCTCAAGGAGGTCAACGAAACCGAGCCGAAAATCTCGGTTTTTCCCGAAAACTACGTCGCTTCCGTGGTCCGCCTGCGCGCCTATGACGACATGTTTCTTTATGTGGCGCGCCTGCTGGATCCCACTGTCGTCGCCCAGCTCAAGCAGACCCAGACCAGCGCGGCCCAGTATGCCGAACTCGAGACCCGCAGGCTCGGCATCCAGGTGGCGTTGGGGCTGATGTTCGCGGTGATCGCGCTCACCGTGCTGATGGCCTCGGTCCTGATCGGGCTTAACTTCGCCAACGGATTGGTGTCACCGATTCGTCAGCTGATGGGCGCGGCTAGCGAGGTGTCGACCGGCAATCTCAACGTCCAGGTGCCGGTGCACAAATCCGCCAGCGACCTCGCGCTGCTCGGTGAAATCTTCAACAAGATGACCCAGGAGCTGCGCACCCAGCGCAACGAGCTGGTCGATGCCTCCGAGACCATCGACAGCCGCCGCCGCTTCATCGAGGCGGTGCTGTCCTCGGCCTCTGCCGGTATCATCGGGGTCGATGGCTCCGGCAGCGTCGGCATCCTCAACCGCTCGGCCGAGAAGCTGATCGGGCATGCCGAGTCGGAGACGCTCGGTCATCCGCTCTCGGACGTGCTGCCCGAGCTCGACGAGATGATGAAGACCGCCCGCGAGGGCACGCAGCGCCTGGTGCAGGGGCAGGTCACGATCCTGCGCGACGGCAACGAGCGCAATCTGTCGGTTCGGGTCTCCGCCGAGCAGACCAGCCAGTCGCGCGACAGCTACATCATCACGCTCGACGACATTACTGAACTGGTCTCCGCGCAGCGCACCTCGGCCTGGGGCGACGTCGCCCGCCGCATCGCTCACGAGATCAAGAACCCGTTGACCCCGATCCAGCTCTCGGCCGAGCGCATCCGCCGCAAATTCGGCAAGACCATCACCGAAGAGAAGGACAAGTCGATCTTCGAGCAATGCACCGACACCATTGTCCGCCAGGTGGACGATATCAGGCGCATGGTCGACGAGTTCTCGCGCTTCGCGCGGATGCCGAAGCCGGTGATGGAAGGCGAGGATGTCGCCGACGTCGTGCGTCAGGCGGTGTTCCTGATGAAGGTCGCGCATCCCGATCTCGACATCGAGGCCGACATCAAGCAGTCGCCGTTGCCCGCGCAATTCGATCGCCGGCTGATCTCGCAAGCGCTGACCAACATCATCAAGAACGCCACCGAGGCGATCGAGCAGGTCCCGCGAGAGGAGCTCGGCAAGGGCCGCATCGATGTCGTCGCACAGCGTGAGAACGACGACATCCTGATCGACGTCGTCGACAACGGCATCGGCCTGCCCAAGGTCGCCCGTTCCCGGCTGCTCGAACCCTATGTCACGACGCGGGCCAAGGGCACCGGCCTGGGGCTGGCGATCGTCGGCCGCGTTCTGGAGGACCATGGTGGCCGCATCGAGCTCAAGGACGCTTCCGATTTCCGCGAGGGCCAGCGCGGTGCCTGGATGCGGTTGCGCTTCTCAGTCACGGGCCAGCCAGCCAAGCCCGAAAGCAAGGAACAGAAGCCGGACGTGAAACCGGAAGCGACCGCTCCCACCAGTGAAAAAAATCCGCCGGAGCAGCCGACCAACGGCCCGGCAGAGGCGACCAACAATGAACCAAAAATCCAAGAGCCGGATCGAGAGCCGGGCGCTCAAGAGCCAACAATCCACGAACCCAGATCCAAAGCCGCGACGGGCGACTGA